The region CGGGCGGTAACTGCATCGCCGTGCGCCCGAAGTTTTCGCGATCCGCAAAGCCTGGATGCGCGCCGATGGCCACGCCGTGCGCCAGCGCCAGCCGCACGCTTTCGCGCATCGTCCGCGCGTCGCCCGCATGGAACCCGCAGGCGATATTGGCCGAGCTAATCAGCGGCATCAGCAACGCGTCGTTACCGCAGCCCTCGCCGAGATCGGCGTTCAGATCAATCTTCATCATTCAGCCGCCATGCCAGTTGTTCAAGGTAACGTTCACGGTCGCTGCGCGCCCTCAGCGCCTCTTCGATGGAGCACTGCACAAAGTGAATGGGCTCGCCTAAACGCAGCTGCGCGAGGTTGTAACGGTCGGCGTCAATGACGCATGCGATACGCGGGTAGCCGCCGGTGGTCTGGGCGTCGTTCATCAACACAATCGGCTGACCGCCGGGGGGCACCTGCACCACACCCGGCAACAACCCGTGGGAGAGCAGATCGCGCTCCGTGGTGCGCTCCAGCACATGGCCATGCAACCGGTAGCCCATGCGGTTACTCTGCGGGCTTAGCTGCCAGGGCGTACGCCAGAACGCTTCTTTCGCCGCGTGGCTGAATTCATGATACTCCGGCCCTGGCAGCGCGCGAATGCGGTTACCCCACAGTAACTGCTTCACGCCGCGCGCCTCGCGAAAATGGCGGGTGGCTGGCTTCACCGGCACGGCGTCGCCGTCGCGCAGCAGACGACCTTCAAAACCGCCGACGCCCGCTTTGACGTCGGTACTGCAAGAGCCCATCACTTCCGGCACGTCGAAACCGCCCGCCAGCGCCAGATAGCTGCGCATGCCGCGGCGCGGCAGCTTCAGGCTTAAGCGTTGTCCCGCACGGGCCAGCAGGCGCCAGCCGGTCCAGACGGCGCGATCGTCAAGCATCGCGTCGCAGCCCGCGCCAGTGAGCGCAAACCAGCCGTCTTCGGTGAACTCCACCACGCACTGCCCGAGCGTAATTTCAAGCGCCGCCGCGTTCGGATCGTTGCCCACCAGCAGGTTGGCAATCTGCAACGACGGGCCATCCAGCGCGCCGCACTGGCTCACGCCATACTGGCGCAGCCCGAAACGGCCGCCGTCCTGAATCGAGGCGTGCATGCCCGCGCGAATAATCTTCAGCATACGCCCTCCTGTTGCGGCACAAAGCGCACGGTGTCGCCGGGCGCGAGCAGGCCCGGCGGGTTTTTCTGCGGGTTAAACAGCGCAAGCGGCGTGTGGCCGATTATCTGCCAGCCGCCTGGCGTTGGCAGCGGATAGATGCCCGTCTGGCTGCCGCCGATACCGACGGAGCCTGCCGGGACCGACAGCCGCGGCTCGGCCCGACGCGGCGTGGCAAGCTCGGGCGCGAGCCCGCCAAGATAAGGAAAGCCCGGCTGAAAGCCGATGAAATAGACCACGTAGTCGACCTGGGAGTGCTTTTCCACCACCTGCTTTTCGCTAAGCCCGGCGTGGCGCGCGACTTCCGCCAGGTCCGGCCCGCCTTCGCCGCCGTACACGACCGGAATTTCTATGCGCCGCGCGTCAGGGAGAATCGCCTCGCTCTCCTCCCACCAGCGCTG is a window of Cronobacter muytjensii ATCC 51329 DNA encoding:
- the pxpC gene encoding 5-oxoprolinase subunit PxpC → MLKIIRAGMHASIQDGGRFGLRQYGVSQCGALDGPSLQIANLLVGNDPNAAALEITLGQCVVEFTEDGWFALTGAGCDAMLDDRAVWTGWRLLARAGQRLSLKLPRRGMRSYLALAGGFDVPEVMGSCSTDVKAGVGGFEGRLLRDGDAVPVKPATRHFREARGVKQLLWGNRIRALPGPEYHEFSHAAKEAFWRTPWQLSPQSNRMGYRLHGHVLERTTERDLLSHGLLPGVVQVPPGGQPIVLMNDAQTTGGYPRIACVIDADRYNLAQLRLGEPIHFVQCSIEEALRARSDRERYLEQLAWRLNDED
- the pxpB gene encoding 5-oxoprolinase subunit PxpB; translation: MQRARCYLLGESAVVLELEPPVTLASQQRIWGLVQRLEAVPAVVEVIPGMNNITVMLREPGTMALDAIERLQRWWEESEAILPDARRIEIPVVYGGEGGPDLAEVARHAGLSEKQVVEKHSQVDYVVYFIGFQPGFPYLGGLAPELATPRRAEPRLSVPAGSVGIGGSQTGIYPLPTPGGWQIIGHTPLALFNPQKNPPGLLAPGDTVRFVPQQEGVC